One genomic window of Rhinolophus ferrumequinum isolate MPI-CBG mRhiFer1 chromosome 23, mRhiFer1_v1.p, whole genome shotgun sequence includes the following:
- the SPO11 gene encoding meiotic recombination protein SPO11 isoform X1, translated as MAFAPMGPEVSFFEVLDQHRASLLATLRRGGREPAGGGTHLASSSEVLASIENIIQDIITSLARNEAPAFTIDNRSSWENIKFEDSVGLQMVSHCTTRKIKSDSPKSVKNFALILKILSMIYKLVQSNTYATKRDIYYTDSQLFGNQAIVDNIINDISCMLKVPRRCLHILSTSKGLIAGNLRYIEEGGTKVNCSCATAVAVPSNIQGIRNLITDAKFLLIVEKDATFQRLLDDNFCSKISPCVMVTGKGVPDLNTRLLVKKLWDTFHIPIFTLVDADPHGIEIMCIYKYGSMSMSFEAHNLTVPAIRWLGLLPSDIKRLNIPKDTLIPMTKRDQMKLDSILKRPYVTCQPFWRKEMEIMADSKMKAEIQALTFLSSDYLSRVYLPNKLKFGGWI; from the exons ATGGCCTTTGCGCCCATGGGGCCTGAGGTCTCGTTCTTCGAGGTTTTGGATCAGCACAGGGCTTCCCTGCTGGCCACCCTGAGGAGAGGTGGCCGGGAGCCCGCGGGCGGGGGGACACACCTGGCCTCCAG ttctgaGGTTCTTGCATCCATAGAAAATATTATCCAAGATATAATAACAAGCTTGGCAAGAAACGAAGCACCTGCATTCACAATAGACAACAGATCAAGTTGGGAAAATATAAA gtTTGAAGATTCTGTGGGTCTTCAGATGGTATCCCACTGTAccacaagaaaaatcaaaagtgaTTCACcaaaatcagttaaaaattttG ctctaattcttaaaatattgtcCATGATTTATAAGTTAGTACAGAGCAACACTTATGCAACCAAAAG agaCATATATTACACTGACAGCCAACTCTTTGGTAACCAGGCCATCGTGGACAACATTATCAATGACATTTCTTGTATGCTAAAAGTGCCAAGGAGGTGTCTACATATA ttatcaaCATCAAAAGGTTTAATTGCTGGCAATTTAAGGTATATCGAGGAAGGCGGCACCAAAGTGAATTGTAGCTGTGCAACA GCTGTTGCTGTGCCATCTAATATTCAAGGAATTCGGA ATTTAATTACAGATGCAAAATTTCTGTTAATTGTGGAAAAAGATGCGACATTTCAACGACTCCTAGATGACAACTTTTGCAGCAAAATATCTCCATGCGTCATGGTTACG GGGAAGGGAGTACCTGATCTGAACACAAGACTTTTGGTCAAGAAGCTGTGGGATACATTTCACATCCCCATTTTCACTCTAGTAGATGCTGATCCACATG GCATAGAGATAATGTGCATTTATAAGTATGGATCTATG tCTATGTCTTTTGAAGCCCATAATCTCACAGTTCCAGCTATTAGATGGCTTGGTCTCCTCCCTTCTGATATTAAAAG GTTAAATATACCTAAAGATACTTTAATTCCAATGACAAAACGGGACCAAATGAAACTTGACAGTATCCTGAAGAGACCTTATGTTACTTGCCAACCATTTTGGAGAAAAGaa ATGGAAATAATGGCAGACTCTAAAATGAAGGCAGAAATTCAAGCTTTGACCTTTCTATCATCCGATTATCTTTCCAGAGTATACTTAcctaacaaattaaaatttggaggatggatataa
- the SPO11 gene encoding meiotic recombination protein SPO11 isoform X2, giving the protein MAFAPMGPEVSFFEVLDQHRASLLATLRRGGREPAGGGTHLASRFEDSVGLQMVSHCTTRKIKSDSPKSVKNFALILKILSMIYKLVQSNTYATKRDIYYTDSQLFGNQAIVDNIINDISCMLKVPRRCLHILSTSKGLIAGNLRYIEEGGTKVNCSCATAVAVPSNIQGIRNLITDAKFLLIVEKDATFQRLLDDNFCSKISPCVMVTGKGVPDLNTRLLVKKLWDTFHIPIFTLVDADPHGIEIMCIYKYGSMSMSFEAHNLTVPAIRWLGLLPSDIKRLNIPKDTLIPMTKRDQMKLDSILKRPYVTCQPFWRKEMEIMADSKMKAEIQALTFLSSDYLSRVYLPNKLKFGGWI; this is encoded by the exons ATGGCCTTTGCGCCCATGGGGCCTGAGGTCTCGTTCTTCGAGGTTTTGGATCAGCACAGGGCTTCCCTGCTGGCCACCCTGAGGAGAGGTGGCCGGGAGCCCGCGGGCGGGGGGACACACCTGGCCTCCAG gtTTGAAGATTCTGTGGGTCTTCAGATGGTATCCCACTGTAccacaagaaaaatcaaaagtgaTTCACcaaaatcagttaaaaattttG ctctaattcttaaaatattgtcCATGATTTATAAGTTAGTACAGAGCAACACTTATGCAACCAAAAG agaCATATATTACACTGACAGCCAACTCTTTGGTAACCAGGCCATCGTGGACAACATTATCAATGACATTTCTTGTATGCTAAAAGTGCCAAGGAGGTGTCTACATATA ttatcaaCATCAAAAGGTTTAATTGCTGGCAATTTAAGGTATATCGAGGAAGGCGGCACCAAAGTGAATTGTAGCTGTGCAACA GCTGTTGCTGTGCCATCTAATATTCAAGGAATTCGGA ATTTAATTACAGATGCAAAATTTCTGTTAATTGTGGAAAAAGATGCGACATTTCAACGACTCCTAGATGACAACTTTTGCAGCAAAATATCTCCATGCGTCATGGTTACG GGGAAGGGAGTACCTGATCTGAACACAAGACTTTTGGTCAAGAAGCTGTGGGATACATTTCACATCCCCATTTTCACTCTAGTAGATGCTGATCCACATG GCATAGAGATAATGTGCATTTATAAGTATGGATCTATG tCTATGTCTTTTGAAGCCCATAATCTCACAGTTCCAGCTATTAGATGGCTTGGTCTCCTCCCTTCTGATATTAAAAG GTTAAATATACCTAAAGATACTTTAATTCCAATGACAAAACGGGACCAAATGAAACTTGACAGTATCCTGAAGAGACCTTATGTTACTTGCCAACCATTTTGGAGAAAAGaa ATGGAAATAATGGCAGACTCTAAAATGAAGGCAGAAATTCAAGCTTTGACCTTTCTATCATCCGATTATCTTTCCAGAGTATACTTAcctaacaaattaaaatttggaggatggatataa